In one Fundulus heteroclitus isolate FHET01 chromosome 3, MU-UCD_Fhet_4.1, whole genome shotgun sequence genomic region, the following are encoded:
- the LOC105933146 gene encoding zinc finger protein 706: MARGHQKFQSQQKNAKKQAEIKKSKGHDQKAAAKAALVYTCTVCRTQMPDPKTFKQHFESKHPKSPMPPELAGVEA; this comes from the exons ATGGCCCGTGGGCACCAGAAGTTTCAGTCCCAGCAGAAAAATGCCAAGAAGCAGGCGGAAATCAAGAAGAGCAAGGGGCATGACCAGAAGGCAGCTGCCAAGGCTGCCTTGGTATATACATGCACTGTATGCCGG aCACAAATGCCTGATCCCAAGACCTTCAAGCAGCACTTTGAAAGCAAACATCCAAAGTCTCCGATGCCCCCAGAGTTAGCTGGCGTGGAGGCATAA